The proteins below come from a single Hippocampus zosterae strain Florida chromosome 5, ASM2543408v3, whole genome shotgun sequence genomic window:
- the LOC127601019 gene encoding electron transfer flavoprotein subunit beta-like, whose amino-acid sequence MSGRVLVGVKRVIDYAVKIRVKPDKTGVVTDGVKHSMNPFCEIAVEEAVKLKEKKLIKEIVAVSCGPQQAQETIRTALAMGADRGIHVEVSGKDYDNLGPLQVSKIMAALAKKEEAQLVILGKQAIDDDCNQTGQMTAALLDWPQGTFASEVTLEGDKVKVVREIDGGLETIKINMPAVVTADLRLNTPRYATLPNIMKAKKKKIANVKPSELGVDLTSRLEVLQVDEPPQRQAGIKVETVDDLVGKLRETGSI is encoded by the exons ATGTCTGGTCGCGTTCTCGTCGGTGTCAAGCGTGTCATTGACTACGCAGTTAAG ATCCGGGTAAAGCCGGACAAGACTGGCGTGGTGACCGATGGCGTGAAGCACTCGATGAACCCTTTCTGCGAGATCGCCGTGGAGGAGGcggtcaagctgaaggagaagaagcttATCAAGGAGATTGTGGCGGTGAGCTGTGGGCCACAGCAGGCACAG GAGACCATCCGCACCGCCCTCGCCATGGGAGCCGACCGCGGCATTCACGTGGAGGTGTCTGGCAAAGACTACGACAACTTGGGCCCCCTGCAGGTCTCCAAGATCATGGCTGCATtggccaagaaggaggaggcCCAGCTTGTAATTCTTGGGAAACAG gCCATCGATGACGACTGCAATCAGACGGGACAAATGACAGCAGCCCTACTGGACTGGCCTCAG GGCACGTTTGCGTCAGAAGTGACACTGGAAGGCGACAAAGTGAAAGTGGTGCGCGAGATTGACGGCGGCCTGGAGACCATCAAGATCAACATGCCCGCTGTAGTCACGGCGGACCTCCGACTCAATACGCCTCGCTACGCCACCCTGCCTAATATCATG aaagccaagaagaagaaaattgcAAACGTGAAGCCGTCCGAGCTGGGCGTGGATCTGACGTCCCGCCTGGAAGTGCTGCAGGTGGACGAGCCTCCGCAGAGGCAGGCTGGCATCAAAGTGGAGACGGTGGACGACTTAGTGGGCAAACTCAGGGAGACGGGCAGCATTTAA